In a single window of the Deinococcus aetherius genome:
- the fabZ gene encoding 3-hydroxyacyl-ACP dehydratase FabZ — protein sequence MEPLLIQDVLRVLPHRFPFVLVDRVLTAGNGEVHALKNVTVNEPFFPGHFPQEPVMPGVLIVEALAQASMFCLHGELEPGTVGYLAGVEGARFRRKVIPGDQLHLYAKLDFLRRGLGKTTCRAEVDGQVAAEATILFAVGKG from the coding sequence ATGGAACCCCTCCTCATCCAAGACGTGCTGCGCGTCCTGCCGCACCGCTTCCCCTTCGTGCTCGTGGACCGGGTGCTCACGGCCGGGAACGGCGAGGTCCACGCCCTCAAGAACGTCACCGTGAACGAGCCCTTCTTCCCCGGGCACTTTCCGCAAGAACCCGTGATGCCGGGCGTATTGATCGTGGAGGCGCTCGCCCAGGCGAGCATGTTCTGCCTGCACGGGGAGCTGGAGCCGGGCACGGTCGGCTACCTCGCGGGGGTGGAGGGGGCGCGGTTCAGGCGCAAGGTGATTCCAGGCGACCAACTGCACCTCTATGCCAAACTCGACTTCCTGCGCCGGGGTCTGGGCAAGACGACCTGCCGGGCCGAGGTGGACGGGCAGGTGGCGGCGGAGGCGACGATTCTCTTCGCGGTGGGGAAGGGGTAA
- a CDS encoding LptF/LptG family permease, which translates to MTHLTRYVTRELLPPLLAGTLLFTAILSFGYFFVSSQWLRGVPPLLVGRWIGYQVPDTLVKIFPMAVVLMTVVAFGRLATERELVAVQSGGIGLGRVARPVAVVAGVVTLLAVWLSLWIAPRANVETRGLYWDVLTGAGLGRLAGQTLDLRGGLTLSLAGYDHETRQMSGVRVERWQPGDLRRGTVIFADAGTFEGNVLTLTGYQVFTVNYGAAAKLARVPEDDPAAFRAAVQEVFPSVILPERPSDVLTLDTGLSRQETFAQYADAIGADSQGWRELTTALTRPGVPQTERQDARLNLNRKLALPFGNLVLALAALPFALRYGRTLGVSLGIALMIAVAYYLLFFVGLTVAGNLPGLPEVGVWLANVVFAGMGIWLLRRA; encoded by the coding sequence GTGACCCACCTCACCCGCTACGTCACCCGTGAGCTGCTGCCGCCGCTGCTGGCGGGCACGCTGCTGTTCACGGCGATCCTGAGCTTCGGGTACTTCTTCGTCAGCAGCCAGTGGCTGCGGGGGGTGCCGCCACTGCTGGTCGGGCGGTGGATCGGGTATCAGGTGCCCGACACGCTCGTCAAGATCTTCCCGATGGCGGTCGTGCTGATGACCGTGGTGGCCTTCGGGCGCCTCGCCACCGAGCGCGAACTCGTGGCGGTGCAGTCGGGCGGGATCGGGCTGGGGAGGGTGGCGCGGCCCGTGGCGGTGGTGGCGGGAGTCGTGACCCTGCTCGCCGTGTGGCTGAGCCTGTGGATCGCGCCCCGGGCGAACGTGGAGACGCGCGGCTTGTACTGGGACGTGCTGACGGGGGCGGGCCTGGGGCGGCTGGCCGGGCAGACGCTCGACCTGCGGGGCGGACTTACCCTCTCGCTTGCCGGGTACGACCACGAAACGCGGCAGATGAGCGGCGTGCGGGTGGAACGCTGGCAGCCCGGCGACCTCCGGCGCGGCACGGTGATCTTTGCCGACGCGGGCACCTTCGAGGGCAACGTGCTCACCCTGACGGGGTATCAGGTGTTCACCGTGAACTACGGGGCGGCGGCGAAACTCGCGCGGGTGCCCGAGGACGACCCGGCGGCCTTCCGCGCGGCGGTGCAGGAGGTCTTCCCCAGCGTGATCCTCCCCGAGCGGCCGAGCGACGTGCTGACCCTCGATACCGGCCTCTCCCGGCAGGAGACCTTCGCCCAGTACGCGGACGCCATCGGGGCGGACTCGCAGGGGTGGCGTGAACTGACCACGGCCCTGACGAGGCCGGGCGTGCCCCAGACCGAGCGGCAGGACGCGCGGCTGAACCTCAACCGCAAGCTGGCGCTGCCCTTCGGGAACCTCGTGCTCGCCCTTGCCGCCCTGCCCTTCGCGCTGCGCTACGGGCGGACGCTGGGCGTTTCGCTGGGCATCGCGCTGATGATCGCGGTCGCGTATTACCTGCTGTTCTTCGTAGGGCTGACGGTGGCAGGGAATCTGCCGGGGTTGCCCGAGGTCGGGGTGTGGCTGGCGAACGTGGTCTTCGCGGGGATGGGGATATGGCTGCTGAGGCGCGCGTGA
- a CDS encoding class I SAM-dependent methyltransferase: MNYDDFAELYDHQYDVYRDDLHFYAGVAERVGGPVLEVGAGTGRVTAFLARRGVRVVGLEPSARMIERGRARAAEGGLTLEFVQGDAESFALEERFPLVIAPFNSLMHLYTPNEQLAALENLRAHLRPGGAFVFDLYVPRFGEMNTLRHEGETFHAPDGSRTDVFLVQRHDRPRQHVTTEYFADTTAPDGTLRRRHYTLTQRYYTRYEVEWLLRCVGFEPPRVSGSFQGGPLEEGSDVMVFQTRREG, encoded by the coding sequence GTGAACTACGACGACTTTGCCGAGCTCTACGACCACCAGTACGACGTCTACCGCGACGACCTGCACTTCTACGCTGGGGTGGCGGAGCGCGTCGGCGGGCCGGTGCTGGAGGTGGGGGCGGGGACGGGGCGGGTGACGGCCTTCCTCGCGCGGCGCGGCGTGCGGGTGGTGGGCCTGGAGCCCAGCGCGCGGATGATCGAGCGCGGAAGGGCGCGAGCGGCGGAGGGCGGGCTCACGCTGGAGTTCGTGCAGGGGGACGCGGAAAGTTTCGCGCTGGAGGAACGCTTCCCCCTGGTGATCGCCCCCTTCAACTCCCTGATGCACTTATATACGCCGAACGAGCAACTGGCCGCGCTGGAGAACCTGCGGGCGCACCTCCGGCCCGGCGGCGCCTTCGTGTTCGACCTGTACGTGCCCCGCTTCGGGGAGATGAACACCTTGCGCCACGAGGGCGAGACCTTCCACGCCCCGGACGGCTCGCGCACCGACGTTTTTCTGGTGCAGCGTCACGACCGGCCCCGCCAGCACGTCACCACCGAGTATTTCGCGGACACGACCGCCCCGGACGGCACCCTGCGGCGGCGGCACTACACCCTCACCCAGCGGTATTACACCCGCTACGAGGTCGAGTGGCTCTTGCGCTGCGTGGGCTTCGAGCCGCCGCGAGTGAGCGGGAGCTTCCAGGGCGGGCCGCTGGAGGAGGGAAGCGACGTGATGGTGTTCCAGACGCGGCGGGAGGGGTAG
- a CDS encoding restriction endonuclease, protein MAVPDFQAFMRPILHLIQDGQDHRIRDLYEPLSRHFSLTNEEVQELLPSGQQAKYVNRILWAKFHLSKAGAVVSPSRGTVRITEQGRRLLQQHPNAVSMRELSTIPTYAQFVGRGKASADPPAEPQPTSATSTTSPEEQLDALYAELNAALADDLLAQVTQLTPQQFEALVVQLLVAMGYGGTTRDAGQALGRSGDNGIDGLVKQDPLGLDKVYLQAKKWQNTVHSPEIRTFAGSLSYHKASKGVFLTTSSFSDGARETAERLGNIILIDGPRLAELMIQYGVGVIIRTTYALKRVDSEFFEGI, encoded by the coding sequence ATGGCTGTACCGGATTTTCAAGCCTTCATGCGGCCCATTCTGCATTTGATTCAGGACGGTCAGGATCACCGGATCAGGGACCTTTACGAACCACTCTCACGGCACTTCTCGCTGACAAACGAAGAGGTGCAAGAACTTTTACCGAGTGGTCAACAGGCCAAGTATGTCAACCGCATCTTGTGGGCAAAATTCCACCTGAGCAAGGCGGGCGCAGTCGTCAGCCCAAGTCGGGGCACCGTGCGGATCACTGAGCAGGGCCGACGCCTTTTGCAACAGCACCCCAATGCTGTTTCCATGCGGGAACTGAGTACCATCCCTACCTACGCGCAATTCGTGGGACGTGGGAAGGCAAGCGCCGACCCTCCAGCGGAGCCGCAACCGACCTCAGCTACTTCAACAACCTCACCCGAGGAGCAACTCGATGCCCTTTACGCCGAACTCAACGCAGCACTCGCCGACGACCTGCTGGCCCAGGTTACGCAGCTCACGCCGCAACAGTTCGAGGCGCTGGTGGTGCAACTGCTCGTGGCGATGGGCTACGGCGGAACGACCCGCGACGCCGGACAGGCCCTTGGCAGAAGCGGCGACAACGGCATCGACGGTCTGGTCAAACAGGACCCGCTGGGACTGGACAAGGTGTACTTGCAGGCGAAGAAGTGGCAGAACACCGTTCACAGTCCGGAAATTCGGACCTTCGCGGGAAGCCTCAGCTACCACAAGGCCAGCAAGGGGGTGTTCTTGACGACTTCCAGCTTCAGCGATGGGGCCAGGGAGACCGCAGAACGTCTCGGCAACATCATCCTGATTGACGGGCCGAGGCTGGCGGAGTTGATGATTCAATACGGCGTCGGTGTCATCATCCGCACGACCTATGCCCTCAAACGCGTGGACAGCGAGTTCTTCGAGGGCATCTGA
- a CDS encoding type II toxin-antitoxin system VapC family toxin, with product MKYALDSDVLIYAASEGHPLGESVRRLLQQAGPETHVGSVLLLTEVLAKPLREGRDTELRLLGDLLAALSLRDITRSTALLATQLAAAYRLRAPDALHLASAVEAGADAFLTNNRKDFRPGEILELGVLYPEDL from the coding sequence GTGAAGTACGCGCTCGACAGTGATGTCTTGATTTACGCTGCCAGCGAGGGTCACCCTCTCGGCGAGTCAGTTCGGCGACTCCTTCAGCAAGCCGGACCGGAGACCCATGTCGGTTCCGTCCTCCTTCTCACGGAAGTGCTCGCCAAACCCTTGCGTGAGGGGAGGGACACGGAGCTTCGACTTCTCGGAGACCTGCTGGCTGCACTCAGTCTGCGCGACATCACGCGCAGCACAGCCCTCCTCGCCACCCAGCTCGCCGCCGCCTACCGCCTTCGGGCCCCGGACGCCCTGCACCTTGCCTCCGCCGTGGAGGCCGGAGCCGACGCCTTCCTCACGAACAACCGCAAGGACTTCCGGCCAGGCGAGATTCTGGAACTGGGCGTGCTGTACCCCGAAGACCTTTAG
- a CDS encoding type II toxin-antitoxin system prevent-host-death family antitoxin has protein sequence MTRLNISQLRQNLREAVEQVKAGEEIEVVQNGVVVAALVHPERLRSRVVTPNTVAVNALSAQLEAARNRVRQNGLRLSGEGIRPERAEELVQDVDRQRNESE, from the coding sequence ATGACCCGACTGAACATCAGCCAGCTTCGCCAGAACCTGCGTGAGGCGGTGGAGCAGGTGAAGGCCGGAGAGGAGATCGAGGTGGTCCAGAACGGGGTGGTGGTCGCCGCGCTGGTCCACCCCGAGCGGCTGCGTTCCCGTGTGGTGACGCCGAACACTGTCGCCGTGAACGCCCTCAGCGCACAACTGGAGGCAGCGAGAAACCGTGTCCGTCAAAATGGGTTGAGGCTGTCCGGCGAGGGCATCCGCCCCGAACGTGCCGAGGAGTTGGTTCAGGACGTCGACCGCCAGAGAAACGAGAGCGAGTGA
- a CDS encoding MGDG synthase family glycosyltransferase, with the protein MRALILSASFGSGHHQANDALDRALRAAGVRLDARHADFISYLNPLERAVTVGTYSAWLRYAPGMYRAFYEWTDQETEPRELTGTFGWLGLRGMLRDVREVRPEVVVSSFPTPVALAHTARTRLGTDFLNALVVTDYRIHHHWARPEAELLMVPTEEAREQMGRWRIPEADVTVTGIPISPRFRELIGSDRAALRERHGLRADEPLILVSGGGTGTYRALGRVLAELANLGRRVQVLVLAGARRRGVWRTGGATIHALGFTRDFPELLAASDLVVGKAGGLTVAEATTLGVPLVIHDPIPGQEEHNADYLVRHGAALWAKGVADVRPAVLRALDPDEHARLSGGATAVSIPDAADRVACALLRKLGRL; encoded by the coding sequence TTGCGCGCCCTGATCCTCTCAGCGTCGTTCGGGAGCGGGCACCACCAGGCGAACGACGCGCTCGACCGGGCGTTGCGGGCGGCGGGGGTGCGGCTCGACGCCCGGCACGCGGACTTCATCTCGTACCTGAACCCGCTGGAGCGGGCGGTCACGGTGGGCACCTATTCGGCGTGGCTGCGCTACGCACCGGGGATGTACCGGGCCTTTTACGAGTGGACCGACCAGGAGACCGAGCCCCGGGAGCTGACCGGGACGTTCGGCTGGCTGGGCCTGCGCGGGATGCTGCGTGACGTGCGGGAGGTGCGCCCCGAGGTGGTCGTAAGCAGTTTCCCGACACCCGTGGCGCTGGCCCACACCGCCCGTACCCGGCTGGGGACCGACTTTCTGAACGCCCTCGTCGTCACCGACTACCGGATTCACCACCACTGGGCGCGACCCGAGGCGGAGTTGCTGATGGTGCCCACCGAGGAGGCGCGCGAGCAGATGGGCCGCTGGCGCATTCCCGAGGCCGATGTGACCGTCACCGGCATCCCCATCTCGCCCAGGTTCCGGGAGCTGATCGGATCGGACCGGGCAGCCCTGCGGGAGCGGCACGGGTTGAGGGCGGACGAGCCGCTGATCCTGGTGTCGGGGGGCGGGACGGGCACCTACCGGGCGCTGGGGCGAGTGCTCGCCGAGTTGGCGAACCTGGGGCGCCGGGTGCAGGTACTCGTGCTCGCGGGGGCGCGGAGGCGGGGCGTCTGGCGGACGGGGGGCGCGACCATTCACGCCCTGGGCTTCACCCGGGACTTCCCCGAACTCCTCGCCGCCTCCGACCTCGTGGTGGGGAAGGCGGGGGGGCTGACGGTCGCCGAGGCCACCACGCTCGGGGTGCCGCTCGTCATCCACGACCCCATTCCCGGGCAGGAGGAACACAACGCCGACTACCTCGTCCGCCACGGGGCGGCCCTGTGGGCGAAGGGGGTGGCGGACGTGCGCCCTGCGGTGCTGCGCGCCCTCGACCCGGACGAACACGCCCGCCTGAGCGGGGGCGCGACCGCCGTGAGCATCCCCGACGCCGCCGACCGGGTGGCCTGCGCCCTGCTGCGCAAACTGGGGCGGTTATGA
- a CDS encoding polysaccharide deacetylase family protein, with product MRRRGWLGLGALALLGYVGLPSLVVQRLNLGLIREGRQGKKALALTFDDGPNPTTTPAVLDALRGAGARATFFVIASQAEAHPELVARMIAEGHEVEPHAARHIHAWLRTPWGAFLDPGRAARRVGAVTGRPARLHRPPHGAYTLATILGQRAAGVTGAHWTVEGRDWHPQSTPESVRARVNALAHPGAVVVLHDAGPGARNTVPALPGLLADLQGRGYALVPLGELDGAAPLTLRSLPRRLLGGLDGLVDRLGGVQPGGGRADNLFRVGRVRFALEGVRLADGTPLPRGIPAAELHLNSPLLVDIGLRRAFRLAQGDFRDLARDLQNRPELKGAQVVFGISPFAPLLALLGFETHELPPAAARRLRLWSRVLRRAYRTEGAPPETRLSVVPREAFLERFGEPVSGQESAGSEKRPWPTHH from the coding sequence ATGAGACGGCGGGGCTGGCTGGGACTGGGCGCCCTCGCCCTGCTGGGGTACGTGGGTCTCCCCTCCCTGGTCGTGCAACGGCTGAACCTGGGCCTGATCCGCGAGGGGCGGCAGGGGAAGAAGGCGCTCGCCCTCACCTTCGACGACGGGCCGAACCCCACGACCACCCCCGCCGTCCTCGACGCCCTGAGGGGGGCGGGCGCGCGGGCCACCTTTTTCGTGATCGCTTCCCAGGCGGAGGCGCACCCGGAGTTGGTCGCCCGGATGATCGCCGAGGGGCACGAGGTCGAGCCCCACGCGGCACGGCACATTCACGCCTGGCTGAGGACCCCGTGGGGCGCCTTCCTCGACCCGGGGCGGGCGGCGCGGCGGGTCGGGGCCGTGACGGGTCGGCCCGCGCGGCTGCACCGCCCACCCCACGGCGCCTACACCCTCGCCACCATCCTCGGCCAGCGCGCGGCGGGGGTGACGGGCGCCCACTGGACGGTCGAGGGGCGCGACTGGCACCCGCAGTCCACCCCGGAGAGCGTGCGGGCGCGGGTGAACGCCCTGGCCCACCCCGGCGCGGTCGTCGTCCTTCACGACGCGGGGCCGGGGGCGCGGAACACGGTGCCCGCCCTGCCCGGCCTCCTCGCCGACCTGCAGGGGCGGGGGTACGCCCTGGTGCCGCTCGGGGAACTGGACGGGGCCGCGCCGCTGACCCTCCGGAGCCTGCCGCGCCGCCTGCTGGGGGGCCTCGACGGGCTGGTGGACCGGCTGGGAGGCGTCCAGCCCGGCGGGGGACGGGCGGACAACCTCTTCCGGGTGGGTCGCGTGCGCTTCGCGCTGGAGGGCGTCAGGCTCGCGGACGGCACTCCGTTGCCGCGCGGCATCCCCGCCGCCGAACTTCACCTCAACAGCCCGCTCCTCGTGGATATCGGCCTGCGCCGCGCCTTCCGCCTCGCCCAGGGGGACTTCCGCGACCTCGCCCGGGACCTCCAGAACCGCCCGGAGCTGAAAGGCGCGCAGGTGGTGTTCGGCATCAGCCCCTTCGCGCCCCTCCTCGCCCTGCTGGGCTTCGAGACCCACGAGCTTCCCCCAGCCGCCGCCCGCCGTCTGCGCCTGTGGTCACGGGTGCTGCGCCGCGCCTACCGAACCGAGGGCGCCCCCCCCGAGACACGGCTGAGCGTGGTGCCCCGGGAGGCGTTCCTGGAGAGGTTCGGGGAGCCGGTCAGTGGTCAGGAGTCAGCGGGAAGTGAGAAAAGACCCTGGCCCACTCACCACTAA
- a CDS encoding methyltransferase domain-containing protein, whose translation MNPSEQPPTDHWQAAHYRDRHAFVYESNRDLVTGWLAPQPGERILDLGCGTGELTVQIAGSGAVVTGVDASPDMIAGARAQHPGVTFEVENAHHLAFLAEFDAVFSNAALHWMNPLPPVFANIHAALRPGGRLALEMGGAGNVAGVRDSVEQALNDLGLPTPPSVWVFPTPGELATLLEAAGFRVERLHRFDRPSVLSGADGFRAWLEGFAGGWLAPLGDGERQAVLTRAEERARPRLWNGQDWVADYVRLRALAVRP comes from the coding sequence ATGAACCCTTCCGAACAGCCCCCGACCGACCACTGGCAAGCCGCCCACTACCGCGACCGCCACGCCTTCGTGTACGAGTCGAACCGCGACCTCGTGACGGGCTGGCTCGCGCCGCAGCCGGGCGAGCGCATCCTCGACCTGGGGTGCGGGACGGGGGAACTCACCGTGCAGATCGCCGGGAGCGGCGCGGTGGTGACGGGCGTGGACGCCTCGCCGGACATGATCGCGGGAGCGCGGGCGCAGCACCCCGGCGTGACGTTTGAGGTCGAGAACGCGCACCACCTGGCCTTTCTCGCGGAATTCGACGCCGTGTTCAGCAACGCGGCGCTGCATTGGATGAACCCCCTGCCCCCGGTGTTCGCCAACATCCACGCGGCCCTGCGCCCCGGCGGGCGGCTGGCGCTGGAGATGGGCGGGGCCGGAAACGTGGCGGGCGTGCGGGACTCGGTCGAGCAGGCACTCAACGACCTCGGCCTGCCCACCCCGCCCTCCGTTTGGGTCTTTCCCACCCCTGGCGAACTCGCCACTCTGCTGGAGGCGGCAGGCTTCCGGGTCGAGCGCCTGCACCGCTTCGACCGCCCCTCGGTGCTGAGCGGCGCGGACGGGTTCCGGGCGTGGCTGGAGGGCTTCGCTGGAGGCTGGCTCGCTCCACTTGGAGACGGCGAACGGCAAGCCGTCCTGACTCGCGCCGAGGAACGGGCCCGGCCCCGGCTGTGGAACGGTCAGGACTGGGTGGCCGACTACGTGCGGCTGCGGGCGCTGGCGGTGCGGCCCTAA
- the mreB gene encoding rod shape-determining protein: protein MRFSEDIGIDLGTATFLIYSKSRGLVLQEPSVIAMTRDSKQVKAVGEEAYRMIGRTPGGIIAVRPIKDGVIADELLTERMITMFLQKVQGGAGRLFGLKPQLMVGIPSNVSDVERRAVLRAALNANARRAFLIEEPLAAAIGAGIKIAEPVGSMIVDIGGGSSDIAVISLGGIVVSESLRVAGDEFDESIIRYVRRKHNVLVGERTAEEIKVKVGAATLLDESENLTAEVRGRDLVNGLPKTITLDTREVVEALAEPVSQIVEGVKRVLEITPPELVSDILDHGIVMTGGGSLLRNFDQLIQQATNIPVRVADNAVEAVAVGTGMALEMIPVLGDSLVSSDHYLRR from the coding sequence GTGAGGTTTTCTGAAGACATCGGCATCGATCTGGGCACCGCGACATTCCTGATCTACAGCAAGAGCCGGGGCCTGGTCCTCCAGGAACCCAGCGTGATCGCCATGACGCGCGACAGCAAGCAGGTAAAGGCCGTCGGCGAGGAGGCCTACCGCATGATCGGGCGCACACCGGGCGGGATCATCGCGGTGCGGCCCATCAAGGACGGCGTGATCGCGGACGAACTCCTCACCGAGCGGATGATCACCATGTTCCTGCAGAAGGTGCAGGGCGGGGCGGGGCGGCTTTTCGGCCTCAAGCCACAGCTCATGGTGGGCATTCCCAGCAACGTGAGCGACGTGGAGCGGCGGGCGGTGCTGCGCGCGGCGCTGAACGCGAACGCCCGCCGGGCCTTTCTGATCGAGGAACCCCTGGCGGCGGCCATCGGGGCGGGGATCAAGATTGCCGAGCCGGTGGGCAGCATGATCGTGGACATCGGCGGCGGCAGCAGCGACATCGCGGTGATCTCGCTGGGCGGGATCGTGGTGAGCGAGTCGCTGCGGGTGGCCGGGGACGAGTTCGACGAGAGCATCATCCGCTACGTGCGGCGCAAGCACAACGTCCTCGTGGGCGAGCGCACCGCCGAGGAGATCAAGGTCAAGGTGGGTGCCGCCACCCTCCTCGACGAGAGTGAGAACCTGACCGCCGAGGTGCGGGGCCGCGACCTCGTGAACGGCCTGCCGAAGACGATCACGCTCGACACCCGCGAGGTGGTCGAGGCCCTCGCCGAGCCCGTCAGCCAGATCGTCGAGGGCGTCAAGCGGGTGCTGGAGATCACCCCGCCCGAACTCGTGAGCGACATCCTCGACCACGGCATCGTGATGACGGGCGGGGGCTCGCTGCTCAGGAACTTCGATCAACTCATCCAGCAGGCGACGAACATCCCCGTGCGGGTGGCGGACAATGCCGTCGAGGCCGTCGCCGTCGGCACGGGCATGGCGCTGGAGATGATCCCGGTGCTCGGCGACAGCCTGGTGTCGAGCGACCACTACCTGCGCCGCTGA
- a CDS encoding acyl-CoA dehydrogenase produces MTATASAPDLGMGFALSDDQRLIVSHVRDYCRAEIAPLATEYDRSGEYPREQLRGLAELGLLGATVPEAWGGAGLDAVTYALCLEEIAAADASVAVIVSVQNGLPEKMLLRYGTDTQRERYLRPLATGEHIGAFCLTESGAGSDAASLQLRATRDSEDWVLNGSKAWITSGGQADTYLVMARTGGPGARGVSCFVVEKGTPGLSFGRPEEKLGLHAAHTTTVTFDGVRVPGENMVGEEGQGLVIALSSLDSGRVGIAMQALGIARAALEHATRYAAEREQFGKKLREFEGVSFKIARMSARIESARLIALKAAWLGERNLPHGKEASIAKLLASEAAVDTTRDAIQIFGGNGYSREYPVERLYRDAKVTEIYEGTSEIQQLVISRAVFGEIVG; encoded by the coding sequence ATGACCGCCACCGCCAGTGCCCCCGACCTCGGCATGGGGTTCGCCCTTTCCGACGACCAGCGGCTCATCGTCTCGCACGTCCGCGACTACTGCCGGGCGGAGATCGCCCCGCTCGCCACCGAGTACGACCGCAGCGGCGAGTACCCCCGCGAGCAACTGCGTGGCCTCGCCGAACTGGGCCTGTTGGGGGCGACGGTGCCCGAGGCGTGGGGCGGCGCCGGGCTCGACGCCGTGACCTACGCCCTGTGCCTGGAGGAGATCGCCGCCGCCGACGCCAGCGTGGCCGTGATCGTCTCCGTGCAAAACGGCCTCCCGGAGAAGATGCTCCTGCGTTACGGCACGGACACCCAGCGCGAGAGGTACCTGCGGCCCCTCGCCACCGGGGAGCACATCGGGGCGTTTTGCCTCACCGAGAGCGGGGCGGGCAGCGACGCCGCCAGCCTGCAACTTCGGGCCACGCGCGACAGCGAGGATTGGGTCCTGAACGGTTCGAAAGCCTGGATCACCTCGGGCGGCCAGGCCGACACCTACCTCGTGATGGCTCGCACGGGCGGCCCCGGCGCTCGCGGGGTGAGCTGCTTCGTCGTCGAGAAGGGCACCCCCGGCCTGAGTTTCGGCAGGCCCGAGGAGAAGCTGGGCCTGCACGCGGCGCACACGACGACCGTGACCTTCGACGGCGTGCGCGTCCCTGGGGAGAACATGGTCGGCGAGGAGGGCCAGGGCCTCGTCATCGCCCTTTCCAGCCTCGATTCGGGGCGGGTGGGGATCGCCATGCAGGCGCTCGGGATCGCCCGCGCCGCGCTGGAGCACGCCACCCGCTACGCCGCCGAGCGCGAGCAGTTCGGCAAGAAGCTCCGCGAGTTCGAGGGCGTTTCCTTCAAGATTGCCCGGATGAGCGCCCGCATCGAGTCTGCCCGCCTGATCGCCCTCAAGGCCGCATGGCTGGGCGAGCGCAACCTGCCCCACGGCAAGGAAGCCAGCATCGCCAAGCTCCTCGCCTCGGAGGCTGCCGTGGACACCACCCGCGACGCCATCCAGATTTTCGGCGGCAACGGCTACAGCCGCGAGTACCCGGTCGAGCGCCTCTACCGCGACGCGAAGGTCACCGAGATCTACGAGGGCACCAGCGAGATTCAGCAGCTTGTGATCAGCCGGGCGGTGTTCGGGGAGATCGTGGGCTAA